A window from Bordetella petrii encodes these proteins:
- a CDS encoding tripartite tricarboxylate transporter substrate binding protein, protein MLVNFSFRPLLAGMCAAAALAAPPGASAADSYPDRQVTILVPFPAGGTTDIAARVVAAELGKAWKQPVVVENRAGAGGNVGTAEAARAKPDGYTLLMGTVSTHAINQSVYAKLPYDPVRDFTPVTLVIPVPNILELNPAFADRHKIRSVADLIAYLKANPGKVNMASTGNGTSTHLSGELFQAMTGTKMTHVPYKGSSPALTDVMSGSADLIFDNLPSSMGFLKAGKLRPLAVTSAERSPALPDVPTMAQAGVAGYDASSWFGLLAPAGTPPAIVEQVQRDVAKILQDPAVRARFAALGAVPSGMAPAQFKQFMAAEAAKWAKVVKQSGARVD, encoded by the coding sequence ATGCTTGTCAATTTTTCGTTCCGCCCCCTGTTGGCCGGCATGTGCGCGGCGGCCGCGCTGGCGGCCCCGCCCGGCGCGTCCGCGGCCGATTCGTACCCGGACCGCCAGGTCACCATCCTGGTGCCTTTTCCGGCCGGCGGCACCACCGACATCGCGGCCCGCGTGGTGGCGGCCGAACTGGGCAAGGCCTGGAAGCAGCCCGTGGTGGTGGAAAACCGCGCCGGCGCCGGCGGCAACGTGGGCACCGCCGAGGCGGCCCGTGCCAAGCCCGACGGCTACACCCTGCTGATGGGCACGGTCAGCACCCACGCCATCAACCAGTCGGTGTACGCCAAGCTGCCCTACGATCCGGTGCGCGATTTCACGCCGGTGACCCTGGTGATCCCGGTGCCCAACATCCTGGAACTGAACCCCGCGTTCGCCGACCGGCACAAGATCCGCTCGGTGGCCGACCTGATCGCCTACCTGAAGGCCAATCCCGGCAAGGTCAACATGGCCTCTACCGGCAACGGCACCTCTACACACCTGTCCGGCGAACTGTTCCAGGCCATGACCGGCACCAAGATGACCCACGTGCCGTACAAGGGCAGCAGCCCGGCGCTGACCGACGTCATGAGCGGCTCGGCGGACCTCATCTTCGACAACCTGCCGTCGTCGATGGGCTTCCTGAAGGCCGGCAAGCTGCGCCCGCTGGCCGTCACCAGCGCCGAGCGCTCGCCCGCCCTGCCCGATGTGCCCACCATGGCGCAGGCCGGCGTGGCCGGCTACGACGCGTCCAGCTGGTTCGGCCTGCTGGCGCCGGCCGGCACGCCCCCGGCCATCGTCGAGCAGGTGCAGCGCGACGTCGCGAAAATCCTGCAGGATCCGGCCGTGCGCGCGCGCTTCGCCGCGCTGGGCGCGGTGCCGTCGGGCATGGCCCCGGCGCAGTTCAAGCAGTTCATGGCCGCCGAAGCCGCCAAATGGGCCAAGGTGGTCAAGCAATCGGGCGCTCGGGTCGACTGA
- the araD gene encoding L-arabinonate dehydratase, with protein MTDHSKRKRPEDLRSHRWYGVKDLRSFGHRSRTAQMGYHRSDYAGKPVIAIINTWSDINPCHSHFKQRVEEVKRGIWQAGGFPVEMPAMSLSEPFQKPTTMLYRNLLAMETEELLRSYPADGCVLMGGCDKTTPALLMGAASMDLPTIFVPAGPMLRGNWNGQTLGSGSDTWKYWAELRAGNITEEDWQGVEDGIARSPGHCMTMGTASTMTAAVEALGLCLSGYSSIPAPDSRHAQMATLSGKRIVEMVWHDVTPSSLLTAASFDNAVRTVLALSGSTNAVVHLIAMARRCGFPLDLDRFDSLARSTPVLANLRPSGKYLMEDFYYAGGLRALMVQLGDLLDTAQQTVDGRTLGENIAGARVFHDDVIRTREQALVPRDGLAVLRGNLAPDGAVIKPPAMEARLQTHTGRAVVFKDYNDMAARIDDPDLDVDADSVIVLQNAGPQGAPGMPEWGQLPIPQKLLKQGVRDMLRISDARMSGTSYGACVLHVAPESYVGGPLALVRDGDLITLDVPNRRLDVQLPDAELAARRAAWQAPPPRFERGYGVLYLKHISQADTGCDFDFLQTGQRQETAGEPEIH; from the coding sequence ATGACTGACCATTCCAAGCGCAAGCGCCCCGAAGACCTGCGCAGCCATCGCTGGTACGGCGTGAAAGACCTGCGTTCGTTCGGACACCGCTCGCGCACGGCGCAGATGGGCTACCACCGCTCCGACTACGCCGGCAAGCCGGTGATCGCCATCATCAACACCTGGAGCGATATCAACCCCTGTCACAGCCATTTCAAGCAGCGGGTCGAAGAGGTCAAGCGCGGCATCTGGCAGGCCGGCGGCTTTCCGGTGGAAATGCCGGCCATGAGCCTGTCCGAGCCTTTCCAGAAGCCCACGACCATGCTCTACCGCAACCTGCTGGCCATGGAAACCGAAGAGCTGCTGCGGTCGTACCCGGCCGATGGCTGTGTGCTGATGGGCGGCTGCGACAAGACGACGCCGGCATTGCTGATGGGGGCGGCCTCGATGGACCTGCCCACCATCTTCGTGCCGGCCGGGCCCATGCTGCGCGGCAACTGGAACGGCCAGACGCTGGGCTCGGGTTCGGACACCTGGAAATACTGGGCGGAGCTGCGCGCCGGCAACATCACTGAAGAAGACTGGCAGGGCGTCGAAGACGGCATCGCGCGTTCGCCCGGCCACTGCATGACCATGGGCACCGCATCCACCATGACGGCGGCGGTCGAGGCGCTGGGCCTGTGCCTGTCGGGCTATTCGTCGATTCCGGCGCCCGATTCGCGCCATGCGCAAATGGCTACCCTGTCGGGCAAGCGCATCGTCGAGATGGTGTGGCACGATGTCACCCCGTCCAGCCTGCTGACGGCGGCATCGTTCGACAACGCCGTGCGCACGGTGCTGGCCCTGTCGGGCTCGACCAACGCCGTGGTGCACCTGATCGCCATGGCGCGGCGCTGCGGATTTCCGCTCGATCTCGACCGCTTCGACAGCCTGGCGCGCAGCACGCCTGTGCTGGCCAACCTGCGTCCCTCGGGCAAGTACCTGATGGAAGACTTCTACTATGCCGGCGGCCTGCGCGCCCTGATGGTTCAGCTGGGCGACCTGCTCGACACCGCCCAGCAGACCGTCGACGGCCGCACGCTGGGCGAAAACATCGCCGGGGCGCGCGTCTTCCACGACGACGTGATCCGCACGCGCGAGCAGGCGCTGGTTCCGCGCGACGGCCTGGCCGTGCTGCGCGGCAACCTGGCGCCCGACGGCGCGGTGATCAAGCCGCCGGCCATGGAGGCGCGCCTGCAGACCCATACGGGCCGCGCCGTGGTGTTCAAAGACTACAACGACATGGCCGCGCGCATCGACGATCCGGACCTGGATGTGGACGCCGACAGCGTGATCGTGCTGCAGAACGCCGGCCCGCAGGGCGCGCCGGGCATGCCCGAATGGGGCCAACTGCCGATCCCGCAGAAATTGCTCAAGCAAGGCGTGCGCGACATGCTGCGCATTTCCGATGCGCGCATGAGCGGCACCAGCTACGGCGCGTGCGTGCTGCACGTGGCGCCGGAATCGTATGTGGGCGGGCCGCTGGCGCTGGTGCGCGACGGCGACCTGATCACCCTGGACGTGCCCAACCGGCGCCTGGACGTGCAGCTGCCGGATGCCGAGCTGGCCGCCCGCCGCGCGGCCTGGCAGGCGCCGCCGCCCCGGTTCGAGCGCGGCTACGGCGTGCTGTACCTGAAGCACATCAGCCAGGCCGATACCGGCTGCGATTTCGATTTCCTGCAGACCGGGCAGCGCCAAGAGACGGCCGGAGAGCCCGAGATCCACTGA
- a CDS encoding FadR/GntR family transcriptional regulator, with protein sequence MVLERGQRVRLADQLYGQIFEQIAGGSLNVGDKLPSEHEICERFGVSRPVVREALLRLRADGLVTAHQGLGTFVSQQPAPRLKTFSDVQNVGAYLRAQEIRMALEGDAARLAALRRTDEELQSIADAHAAFIDGLERGHVSPEADLAFHASIAQATGNDYYLGVLESIHESISGFMRLTLSLTRTGSRQRAQRVADEHAAILGAIREQDGERARVAMQFHLGQARHRLVDRERD encoded by the coding sequence CTGGTGCTGGAACGCGGCCAGCGGGTGCGGCTGGCCGACCAGCTGTATGGCCAGATCTTCGAACAGATCGCCGGCGGCAGCCTGAACGTGGGCGACAAACTGCCCTCGGAACACGAAATCTGCGAACGGTTCGGCGTGTCCAGGCCGGTGGTGCGCGAAGCGCTGCTGCGCCTGCGCGCCGACGGCCTGGTCACCGCCCACCAGGGCCTGGGCACCTTCGTCAGCCAGCAGCCGGCGCCGCGCCTTAAAACCTTCAGCGACGTGCAGAACGTGGGCGCCTATCTGCGGGCGCAGGAAATCCGCATGGCGCTGGAAGGCGATGCGGCCCGCCTGGCGGCGCTGCGGCGCACCGATGAAGAACTGCAGAGCATCGCCGACGCGCATGCCGCCTTCATCGACGGGCTCGAGCGCGGCCACGTCTCGCCCGAGGCCGACCTGGCGTTCCATGCCAGCATCGCGCAGGCCACCGGCAACGACTACTACCTGGGCGTGCTGGAATCCATCCACGAATCCATCAGCGGCTTCATGCGCCTGACGCTGAGCCTGACGCGCACCGGTTCGCGCCAGCGCGCGCAGCGCGTGGCCGACGAGCATGCGGCGATCCTGGGCGCGATCCGCGAACAAGACGGCGAACGGGCCCGGGTGGCGATGCAGTTCCACCTGGGGCAGGCCCGCCATCGCCTGGTCGACCGCGAAAGGGATTGA
- a CDS encoding SMP-30/gluconolactonase/LRE family protein, producing MHDADLRRPRAASQGMLSSGGAPADPARRRLLAGAGAAAVAALPGAALAWQPAPAYPDPAVQVLDPAFEPYRLFNAGVERIATGMRWAEGPVWFGDGRFLLWSDIPNNRIMKWEEETGAVSEFRKPSNYANGNTRDRQGRLVTCEHLTRRVTRTEYDGSVTVLMDNYQGKPLNSPNDVVCHTDGSIWFSDPPFGIGGNYEGRKARAELPHTVYRIDAATGKGEAMITDLKGANGLCFSPDRSLLYVVEGRAAPNRLIHAYDVADGGARLSNRRVFLDAQGGTIDGMRCDIDGNLWCGWGMGEGKDGVMVVSPQGKRLGHIHLPERCANLCFGGPQRNRLFMASSHSIYALYVNTQGVAGG from the coding sequence ATGCACGATGCCGATTTGCGGCGGCCCCGAGCCGCCTCGCAGGGAATGCTTTCCTCCGGCGGCGCGCCGGCGGACCCGGCGCGCCGCCGCCTGCTGGCCGGCGCCGGCGCGGCGGCGGTGGCCGCGCTGCCGGGCGCGGCGCTGGCCTGGCAGCCCGCGCCGGCCTATCCGGATCCCGCCGTGCAAGTGCTGGACCCGGCCTTTGAGCCTTACCGCCTGTTCAATGCCGGCGTGGAGCGCATCGCCACCGGCATGCGCTGGGCCGAGGGGCCGGTGTGGTTCGGCGACGGCCGCTTCCTGCTGTGGAGCGATATTCCCAACAACCGCATCATGAAGTGGGAAGAGGAAACCGGCGCCGTCAGCGAATTCCGCAAGCCCTCGAACTACGCCAACGGCAATACGCGCGACCGCCAGGGCCGGCTGGTTACCTGCGAGCACCTGACGCGCCGGGTCACGCGCACCGAATACGACGGCTCGGTCACAGTGTTGATGGACAACTACCAGGGCAAGCCGCTGAATTCGCCCAATGACGTGGTGTGCCATACCGATGGATCGATCTGGTTCTCGGACCCGCCGTTCGGCATCGGGGGCAACTATGAAGGCCGCAAGGCCCGGGCCGAACTGCCGCACACGGTCTACCGCATCGACGCGGCCACGGGCAAGGGCGAGGCCATGATCACCGACCTGAAAGGCGCCAACGGGCTGTGCTTTTCGCCGGACCGCTCGCTGCTGTATGTGGTCGAGGGCCGTGCCGCGCCGAACCGCCTGATCCACGCCTACGACGTGGCCGACGGCGGGGCCCGCCTGTCCAACCGCCGGGTATTCCTGGATGCGCAGGGCGGCACCATCGACGGCATGCGCTGCGATATCGACGGCAACCTGTGGTGCGGTTGGGGCATGGGCGAAGGCAAGGACGGCGTGATGGTGGTGTCGCCGCAAGGCAAGCGCCTGGGCCACATCCATTTGCCCGAACGCTGCGCCAACTTGTGCTTCGGCGGTCCGCAGCGCAACCGGCTGTTCATGGCCTCGTCGCATTCCATCTACGCGCTGTACGTCAACACCCAGGGGGTGGCGGGCGGGTGA
- a CDS encoding 2-hydroxyacid dehydrogenase: MTKQRILQVGSLSGSPSANQRLADGYDVFELWKHGDRKAALAEYGPGITAMVTSASMGADADLIAALPDLKAICSWGVGYETIDVQAARQRGVLVSNTPDVLTDCVADLAWGLMIAGARRMSLGDRYVRAGRWGQVHGGIPLGTRVSGKKLGIIGLGRIGQAIARRGDGFDMEVRYHNRRPRSDVPYTYEASLVELARWADFLVVATVGGPETRHLVNREVLEALGPKGVVVNIARGPVIDEQALATALENGKLGCAALDVFEHEPNVPDALKTSDNTVLLPHIGSASYETRLAMEDLMLENLQSYFQTGKLVTPVP; the protein is encoded by the coding sequence ATGACCAAGCAACGCATCCTCCAGGTCGGCTCCCTGTCCGGCTCGCCGTCGGCCAATCAGCGGCTGGCCGACGGCTACGACGTCTTCGAACTCTGGAAGCACGGCGACCGCAAGGCCGCGCTGGCCGAGTACGGCCCGGGCATCACGGCCATGGTGACTTCGGCCTCCATGGGCGCCGACGCCGACCTGATCGCCGCCCTGCCCGACCTGAAGGCGATCTGCAGCTGGGGGGTGGGCTATGAAACCATCGATGTGCAGGCCGCCCGCCAGCGCGGCGTGCTGGTCAGCAACACGCCCGACGTGCTCACCGACTGCGTGGCCGACCTGGCCTGGGGCCTGATGATCGCCGGCGCGCGCCGCATGAGCCTGGGCGACCGCTATGTGCGCGCCGGCCGCTGGGGGCAGGTGCACGGCGGCATCCCGCTGGGCACGCGCGTCAGCGGCAAGAAACTGGGCATCATCGGGCTGGGCCGCATCGGCCAGGCCATCGCCCGGCGCGGCGACGGCTTCGACATGGAAGTCCGCTACCACAACCGCCGCCCCCGCAGCGACGTGCCATACACCTACGAAGCATCGCTGGTCGAACTGGCCCGCTGGGCCGATTTCCTGGTCGTGGCCACCGTGGGCGGGCCGGAAACCCGGCACCTGGTCAATCGCGAGGTGCTCGAGGCGCTGGGCCCCAAGGGCGTCGTCGTCAATATCGCGCGCGGCCCCGTCATCGACGAGCAGGCCCTGGCCACGGCGCTGGAAAACGGCAAGCTGGGCTGCGCGGCGCTGGACGTGTTCGAACACGAGCCCAACGTGCCGGACGCTTTGAAAACCAGCGACAACACGGTGCTGCTGCCACATATCGGCAGCGCTTCTTACGAAACCCGCCTGGCCATGGAAGACCTGATGCTGGAAAACCTGCAGTCTTACTTCCAGACAGGCAAGCTGGTTACGCCGGTGCCCTGA
- a CDS encoding DUF3579 domain-containing protein — MATRVKQFVIHGVTESGARFRPSDWAERLAGVMAQFRPPGSTGSHLTYSPYVLPVMVDGVRGVVVDQRLRELEPLAYKFVVDFAHDNKLKTEEREI; from the coding sequence ATGGCAACTCGTGTCAAACAATTCGTTATCCACGGCGTCACCGAAAGCGGCGCCCGGTTTCGCCCCAGCGACTGGGCCGAACGCCTGGCGGGCGTCATGGCCCAGTTCCGTCCGCCCGGCTCCACCGGCAGCCACCTGACGTATTCCCCCTATGTGCTGCCCGTCATGGTCGACGGGGTGCGCGGCGTGGTGGTCGACCAGCGCCTGCGCGAGCTCGAGCCGCTGGCCTACAAATTCGTGGTCGATTTCGCCCACGACAACAAGCTCAAGACCGAAGAGCGCGAAATCTGA
- a CDS encoding Ldh family oxidoreductase, producing the protein MQGSSSVQAARAAAGQVREQILRVLTAWGMADDLAATTAGLMAETDLLGIDSHGISMLPSYEAKLRAGTLRIDARPRVVRDAASTALLDGMAGLGYPVAAQAMQLAVDKALEHGVGAVAVRNSHHFGAAGVYARMAVRRGVVGLVTSSATTLIMVPTHGAAPVLGTNPIAFAAPAAQNEPFVLDMATTTVAANKVKVYDFHGKPLPEGWAVDGQGGSVTDTAQAMQYIFERPEGGLTPLGGTPAMSSHKGYGLAVMAQILGGTLGGSAMAARRAAVRQPGEPDDIGHFFLALNPDAFRDSGSFEEEVDDVIDMLHDTPPADPARSVQVAGEPEAAERQRRLRDGIPIPAALEQRLRALCERSGVPYILGA; encoded by the coding sequence GTGCAGGGCAGCAGTAGTGTGCAAGCGGCAAGAGCGGCCGCCGGGCAGGTACGCGAACAGATTCTGCGGGTATTGACGGCCTGGGGCATGGCGGACGATCTGGCCGCCACGACCGCCGGCCTGATGGCCGAGACCGACCTGCTGGGCATCGATTCGCACGGCATTTCCATGCTGCCGTCGTACGAGGCCAAGCTGCGCGCGGGCACGCTGCGCATCGACGCCCGCCCGCGCGTGGTGCGCGACGCGGCCTCGACCGCGCTGCTCGACGGCATGGCCGGGCTGGGCTATCCGGTGGCGGCGCAGGCCATGCAGCTGGCGGTGGACAAGGCCCTGGAGCACGGCGTGGGCGCCGTGGCGGTGCGCAACTCGCATCATTTCGGCGCGGCCGGCGTCTACGCCCGCATGGCCGTGCGGCGCGGCGTGGTGGGCCTGGTCACCAGCAGCGCCACCACGCTCATCATGGTGCCCACCCATGGCGCCGCGCCCGTGCTGGGCACCAACCCGATCGCCTTCGCCGCCCCGGCGGCGCAGAACGAACCCTTTGTGCTCGACATGGCCACCACCACCGTGGCCGCCAACAAAGTGAAGGTCTACGACTTCCACGGCAAGCCCCTGCCCGAAGGCTGGGCCGTCGATGGGCAGGGCGGCAGCGTGACCGATACCGCGCAGGCCATGCAATACATTTTCGAGCGCCCCGAGGGCGGCCTGACTCCGCTGGGCGGCACCCCCGCCATGAGCAGCCACAAGGGCTACGGGCTGGCCGTGATGGCGCAGATACTGGGCGGCACCCTGGGCGGCAGCGCCATGGCGGCGCGCCGCGCGGCCGTGCGCCAGCCGGGCGAGCCCGACGACATCGGCCACTTCTTCCTGGCCCTGAATCCGGATGCGTTCCGCGACTCGGGCTCGTTCGAGGAAGAGGTCGACGACGTGATCGACATGCTGCACGACACGCCGCCGGCCGATCCGGCCCGGTCAGTGCAGGTGGCCGGCGAGCCCGAGGCCGCCGAGCGCCAGCGCCGCCTGCGCGACGGCATCCCCATTCCGGCCGCGCTGGAGCAGCGCCTGCGCGCGCTGTGCGAACGCAGCGGCGTGCCCTACATCCTGGGCGCCTGA
- a CDS encoding tripartite tricarboxylate transporter substrate-binding protein, producing the protein MNKLISAIATASLALLGGTATHAASFPDKPVTIIVPFVPGGSSDITARSVMPSMQTLLGQSFVAENKPGANSAIGAQALARSPADGYTMMVGSIGTFAINEALYKELAYNPSKDFVYLTQAVRNPNILVAPPSFPPNTVAELVEYAKKHPGEVTYASSGTGSSDHLSAILFRQRTGTTGVDVPYRGGAAAIADLLGAQVNVSFQNLGAVQKYVQAGKLKALAITGDARAADLPKVPTLTEAGIKDMVVYSWQGFAVPKGTPAPVVKTLSDALRKSLREPDVTKTLQGLGFEVVASSPEEFAKFQQGEVKRWKQVIKEGGIQLQ; encoded by the coding sequence GTGAACAAACTGATCAGCGCTATTGCGACCGCCAGCCTGGCCCTGCTGGGCGGCACCGCCACCCACGCGGCCTCGTTTCCCGACAAACCGGTCACCATCATCGTGCCGTTCGTGCCCGGCGGTTCGTCCGACATCACGGCGCGCTCGGTCATGCCGAGCATGCAGACGCTGCTGGGCCAGAGCTTCGTGGCCGAGAACAAGCCCGGCGCCAACAGCGCCATCGGCGCCCAGGCGCTGGCGCGTTCGCCGGCCGACGGCTACACCATGATGGTGGGCTCGATCGGCACGTTCGCCATCAACGAGGCGCTTTACAAAGAACTGGCCTACAACCCCAGCAAAGACTTCGTGTATCTGACACAGGCCGTGCGCAACCCGAATATCCTGGTGGCGCCGCCCTCGTTCCCGCCCAACACCGTGGCGGAACTGGTTGAATACGCCAAGAAGCACCCCGGCGAAGTCACGTACGCCTCGTCGGGCACGGGCTCGTCGGACCACCTGTCGGCCATCCTGTTCCGCCAGCGCACCGGCACCACGGGCGTCGACGTGCCCTACCGCGGCGGCGCCGCGGCCATCGCCGACCTGCTCGGCGCGCAGGTCAATGTCTCGTTCCAGAACCTGGGCGCGGTGCAAAAGTACGTGCAGGCGGGCAAGCTGAAGGCCCTGGCCATCACCGGCGACGCGCGCGCCGCCGACCTGCCCAAGGTGCCCACCCTGACCGAAGCCGGCATCAAGGACATGGTGGTGTATTCATGGCAGGGCTTTGCGGTGCCCAAGGGCACGCCGGCCCCGGTGGTCAAGACCCTGTCCGACGCCCTGCGCAAGAGCCTGCGCGAGCCCGACGTCACCAAGACCCTGCAGGGGCTGGGTTTCGAAGTCGTGGCCAGTTCGCCGGAAGAGTTCGCCAAATTCCAGCAGGGCGAAGTCAAGCGCTGGAAGCAGGTGATCAAGGAAGGCGGCATCCAGCTGCAATAA
- the argF gene encoding ornithine carbamoyltransferase encodes MTPPTHQTGPLRHFLQFRDFSSAEIAYVLERARLIKDKFKRYEPHMPLHDRTLAMVFEKASTRTRVSFEAGMYQMGGSVINLTSNDSQLGRSEPIEDTARVISRMVDIVMIRTFEQTRIERFASHSRVPVINGLTNEYHPCQILADIFTYIEHRGPIAGKTVAWIGDANNMSYTWLQAAEMLGFSLHVSTPRGYELDPARVGAPPAGVLRQFDDPIEACRGAHLVTTDVWTSMGYEAENDARRTAFADWCVDAEMMAAADAQAVFMHCLPAHRGEEVTGEVIDGPQSVVWDEAENRLHVQKALMEFLLLGRID; translated from the coding sequence ATGACTCCTCCCACGCACCAGACCGGCCCCTTGCGGCACTTCCTGCAGTTCCGGGATTTCTCTTCCGCTGAAATCGCTTATGTGCTCGAACGCGCACGCCTGATCAAAGACAAATTCAAGCGCTACGAGCCCCATATGCCCCTGCACGACCGCACCCTGGCCATGGTGTTCGAGAAAGCCAGCACCCGCACCCGGGTCTCGTTCGAGGCCGGCATGTATCAAATGGGGGGGTCGGTCATCAACCTGACCTCGAACGACTCGCAACTGGGCCGCTCCGAGCCCATCGAGGACACCGCGCGCGTCATCTCGCGCATGGTCGACATCGTCATGATCCGCACCTTCGAGCAAACCCGCATCGAGCGCTTTGCCTCGCATTCGCGCGTGCCGGTCATCAACGGTCTGACCAACGAATACCATCCGTGCCAGATCCTGGCCGATATCTTCACTTACATCGAGCACCGCGGCCCCATCGCCGGCAAGACGGTGGCCTGGATCGGCGACGCCAACAACATGTCGTACACCTGGCTGCAGGCGGCCGAAATGCTGGGCTTCTCGCTGCACGTGTCCACCCCGCGCGGCTACGAGCTCGACCCGGCCCGCGTGGGCGCTCCGCCGGCCGGCGTGCTGCGCCAGTTCGACGACCCCATCGAGGCCTGCCGCGGCGCCCACCTGGTCACCACCGATGTCTGGACCAGCATGGGCTACGAAGCCGAAAACGACGCCCGCCGCACCGCCTTCGCCGACTGGTGCGTCGACGCCGAAATGATGGCCGCCGCCGACGCCCAGGCGGTCTTCATGCACTGCCTGCCCGCCCACCGCGGCGAGGAAGTCACTGGCGAAGTCATCGACGGCCCGCAAAGCGTGGTCTGGGACGAAGCCGAAAACCGCCTGCACGTGCAAAAAGCCCTGATGGAATTCCTGCTGCTGGGCCGCATAGACTGA
- a CDS encoding dihydrodipicolinate synthase family protein, with protein sequence MKTTPVTAADLQRSVIAVPPLARKADLSLDTNANQALLRHLEQGGVRSVMYGGNANFYNVGVSEYARLVDFLAEAAGDDTWVLPSAGPDYGKLIDQAAILRTRAFPTAMLLPMSFPYTDAGLADGIRRFSDALGKPVVVYLKSSGYLAPATVAGLVDEGRIAALKYAVVRDDPADDPYLAALLQAVDSRWLVSGVGERPAIAHFRQFGLKSFTSGSVCVAPRGSMRLLRLLHEGRFDEAEQVRARYLGLEDCRDQISPIRVLHDAVTLSGVADMGPMLPLLTGLSESERQRVAPVARSLLEWDREPAAA encoded by the coding sequence ATGAAAACCACCCCGGTCACCGCCGCCGACCTGCAGCGTTCCGTCATTGCCGTTCCGCCGCTGGCGCGCAAGGCCGATCTGTCGCTGGACACGAATGCCAACCAGGCCCTGCTGCGCCATCTGGAGCAGGGCGGCGTGCGCAGCGTGATGTATGGCGGCAATGCCAATTTCTATAACGTGGGCGTCAGCGAATACGCCCGCCTGGTGGATTTCCTGGCAGAGGCCGCGGGCGACGACACCTGGGTGCTGCCCTCGGCGGGCCCCGACTACGGCAAGCTGATCGACCAGGCCGCCATCTTGCGCACGCGCGCGTTTCCCACCGCCATGCTGCTGCCGATGTCGTTTCCGTACACCGACGCCGGCCTGGCCGACGGCATCCGCCGCTTCAGCGACGCGCTGGGCAAGCCGGTGGTGGTGTACCTGAAATCGTCCGGCTACCTGGCGCCCGCCACGGTGGCCGGCCTGGTCGACGAGGGGCGCATCGCGGCCCTGAAGTACGCCGTGGTGCGCGACGATCCGGCCGACGATCCCTACCTGGCCGCGCTGCTGCAGGCGGTGGACTCGCGCTGGCTGGTCAGCGGCGTGGGCGAACGCCCGGCCATCGCGCATTTCCGCCAGTTCGGGCTGAAGAGCTTCACGTCGGGGTCGGTTTGCGTGGCGCCGCGCGGCTCGATGCGCCTGCTGCGCCTGCTGCACGAAGGCCGCTTCGACGAAGCCGAGCAGGTGCGCGCGCGCTATCTGGGCCTGGAAGACTGCCGCGACCAGATCAGCCCGATCCGCGTACTGCACGATGCCGTGACGCTGTCCGGCGTGGCCGACATGGGGCCGATGCTGCCGCTCTTGACCGGCCTGTCCGAATCCGAGCGCCAGCGTGTGGCGCCGGTGGCTCGCAGCCTGCTCGAATGGGACCGCGAGCCCGCCGCCGCGTAG